A section of the Delphinus delphis chromosome 1, mDelDel1.2, whole genome shotgun sequence genome encodes:
- the ERRFI1 gene encoding ERBB receptor feedback inhibitor 1, whose amino-acid sequence MSMAGVAAQEIRVPLKTGFLHDGQALGSLKACWGGRGEFENGFLNIDPITMAYSLNSTAEHLTSIGRASRSAPMNGSHFPEHGPSAKSRLPPLIIPPSEGWGQQEEGRVACGLKKLAVNGVCASTPPLTPIKTPPSLFPGVAPCERGSRPLPPLPISEDLSLDETDCEVEFLTSSDTDFLLEDCAISEFRPDGPGRRSFRGCGQINYAYFDTPAVSAADLSQAHDQAAGGTSANPPLSQAHRRLRRSHSGPAGSFNKPAIRISSYVHRASPNSDDDKPEVPPRVPIPPRPAKPDYRRWSAEVTSSTYSDEDRPPKVPPREPLSGSNSRTPSPKSLPSYLNGVMPPTQSFAPDPKYVSSKALQRQHSEGAAGKVPCILPIIENGKKVSSTHYYLLPERPPYLDKYEKFFREAEETHTSTPIQPLPADGGVFSAPEKLDSKPRVDLAGHVKRRHFSYVVSP is encoded by the exons ATGTCCATGGCCGGAGTCGCTGCTCAGGAGATCAGAGTCCCGTTAAAAACTGGGTTTCTGCACGATGGCCAAGCCCTGGGGAGCCTGAAGGCCTGCTGGGGGGGCCGCGGCGAGTTTGAGAA CGGCTTTTTGAACATCGACCCCATAACCATGGCCTACAGTCTGAACTCGACGGCGGAGCACCTAACATCCATAG GGCGCGCTTCCAGGTCTGCTCCGATGAACGGCAGCCACTTTCCGGAGCACGGCCCCTCCGCCAAGTCTCGCCTGCCCCCTCTCATCATCCCCCCGAGTGAAggctgggggcagcaggaggaggGTCGGGTGGCGTGTGGATTGAAGAAGCTGGCAGTGAACGGGGTCTGTGCCTCCACGCCCCCGCTCACCCCCATCAAGACGCCCCCGTCCCTCTTCCCTGGCGTGGCCCCCTGCGAGCGGGGCTCTAGGCCCCTGCCACCCCTGCCCATCTCCGAGGACCTCTCCCTGGACGAGACGGACTGCGAGGTCGAGTTCCTGACCAGCTCGGACACGGACTTCCTTCTAGAAGACTGCGCGATCTCCGAGTTCAGACCTGACGGCCCTGGCAGGCGCAGCTTCCGAGGGTGCGGACAGATCAACTACGCGTATTTCGATACCCCGGCCGTCTCGGCCGCGGATCTCAGCCAGGCGCACGACCAGGCTGCTGGGGGGACGAGTGCCAACCCCCCTCTGTCCCAGGCCCACCGGAGACTGAGGAGGTCTCACTCAGGCCCCGCAGGGTCCTTTAACAAGCCGGCCATCAGGATCTCCAGCTACGTGCACAGGGCTTCTCCCAACTCCGATGACGACAAGCCCGAGGTGCCCCCCCGGGTCCCCATCCCTCCCCGGCCGGCCAAGCCGGACTACAGAAGGTGGTCGGCCGAAGTCACTTCCAGCACCTACAGCGACGAGGACAGGCCCCCCAAAGTCCCGCCGAGAGAACCCTTGTCCGGGAGTAACTCCCGCACCCCGAGCCCCAAAAGTCTCCCGTCTTACCTCAACGGGGTCATGCCCCCCACGCAGAGCTTTGCCCCCGACCCCAAGTATGTGAGCAGCAAAGCCCTGCAGAGACAGCACAGCGAGGGGGCCGCCGGTAAGGTCCCCTGCATCCTGCCCATCATTGAAAACGGGAAGAAAGTGAGCTCAACGCATTATTACCTGCTCCCTGAGAGGCCGCCCTACCTGGACAAATACGAAAAGTTTTTTAGGGAAGCAGAAGAGACACACACGAGCACCCCcatccagcccctccctgccgACGGCGGTGTCTTTTCGGCCCCAGAAAAGCTGGACTCGAAACCAAGAGTGGATCTGGCAGGCCACGTGAAGCGCAGACATTTCTCCTACGTGGTTTCCCCTTAG